The uncultured Desulfobulbus sp. genome window below encodes:
- a CDS encoding NIL domain-containing protein, which yields MITKKVYLYFPQSETEKPIVYELIKQFDLVVNIFRAKVVNEAAGYLSLELTGTQENMDKAFAYLGGFDVDIHAGNTGMVWDEQQCGQCGACLVHCPTGALYMADREQRRIAFNDSACVECLACVAACPFGACSSKF from the coding sequence ATGATCACTAAAAAAGTGTACCTCTATTTCCCCCAGAGTGAGACCGAGAAACCGATCGTCTATGAACTGATCAAACAGTTTGATCTGGTGGTCAATATTTTTCGGGCCAAGGTGGTGAACGAAGCCGCTGGCTACCTCAGCCTGGAACTCACTGGCACCCAGGAAAATATGGATAAGGCCTTTGCCTATCTGGGTGGCTTTGATGTGGACATCCATGCCGGAAACACAGGCATGGTCTGGGATGAGCAGCAATGCGGCCAGTGTGGAGCCTGTCTGGTCCACTGTCCCACAGGTGCGCTCTACATGGCGGACCGGGAGCAACGCCGTATCGCCTTTAATGACAGCGCCTGTGTCGAGTGTCTTGCCTGTGTTGCTGCCTGTCCCTTTGGGGCCTGTTCCTCAAAGTTTTAG
- a CDS encoding UPF0280 family protein has product MRTYRSFSWKESNLRVCCREFDLVTRAVVDHRRQLERYIARHPEFQTSLVPVALLKNAPEAATRMAAASQLTGLGPMAAVAGTLAQLGVEAAMAAGLDEAIVENGGDIFIHSATPITVGLYAGENAIAGKLAFRLEPGRLPLALCSSSSKMGHSLSFGRCDLATVIAKQAALADSAVTLVCNLVKSAGDLDSVLSDVGSIVGIEGIFVVHSGKVGMWGDLPDLVRNEDVEARRKITRDLRSDFR; this is encoded by the coding sequence ATGCGGACCTATCGATCTTTTTCCTGGAAAGAGAGTAACCTGCGGGTTTGTTGTCGTGAGTTTGATCTGGTCACCCGGGCGGTGGTGGATCACCGCAGGCAGTTGGAGCGCTATATAGCGCGCCACCCCGAGTTTCAGACCAGCCTGGTGCCGGTTGCCCTCTTGAAAAATGCACCGGAAGCGGCCACCCGTATGGCCGCTGCCAGCCAGCTGACCGGACTCGGCCCAATGGCGGCGGTGGCCGGCACGCTGGCACAGCTTGGGGTAGAGGCGGCCATGGCCGCTGGACTTGATGAGGCTATTGTTGAAAACGGTGGCGATATTTTTATCCACTCCGCAACCCCCATCACCGTCGGGCTGTATGCCGGTGAAAATGCCATTGCCGGCAAACTCGCCTTTCGTCTTGAGCCCGGGCGCCTGCCGCTGGCTCTCTGTTCTTCCTCTTCAAAAATGGGCCATTCACTGAGTTTTGGCCGCTGTGATCTGGCTACGGTGATTGCTAAACAGGCCGCCTTGGCCGATTCTGCGGTGACCCTTGTCTGTAATCTGGTGAAATCAGCTGGAGACCTGGATTCAGTACTCAGCGATGTGGGCTCTATTGTCGGGATTGAGGGTATTTTCGTCGTTCACAGCGGCAAGGTGGGCATGTGGGGGGATTTACCCGATCTGGTGCGTAACGAGGATGTGGAGGCGAGACGTAAGATTACCCGGGATCTACGCTCTGATTTTCGCTGA
- a CDS encoding YbjQ family protein produces MLLSNTEGIPGKTIVAFHGIVSGSTVRAKHVGRDFMASLKNIVGGELKGYTELLQESRDESIARMKAQATQMGANAVVNVRFSTSSVAAGASELYVYGTAVTVE; encoded by the coding sequence ATGTTGCTGTCCAACACAGAAGGAATTCCTGGCAAAACTATCGTCGCCTTTCACGGGATTGTCTCCGGCAGTACCGTCCGGGCCAAACATGTGGGCCGGGATTTCATGGCCAGCCTGAAAAATATCGTTGGGGGTGAACTCAAAGGGTACACAGAATTGCTTCAGGAGTCCCGGGACGAATCCATTGCCCGCATGAAAGCCCAGGCAACCCAGATGGGGGCCAACGCAGTGGTCAATGTACGTTTTTCCACCAGCTCCGTCGCTGCGGGGGCCTCGGAGCTGTATGTCTACGGTACAGCTGTGACCGTGGAGTAG
- a CDS encoding DUF4080 domain-containing protein translates to MSTIILTTINARYIHASLGLRWLYGNLGELQQEAAIQEYTLTDQITDMAEKILASRPRVIGLAVYIWNAEQLRKLVSVLKRVAPETVVVLGGPEVSHLPLRVDMREADYLIQGEGEFAFAALCRQVLADQPPRERIIKAEPVAVETLKSAYPFFTEQDLAHRLIYVEASRGCPFRCEFCLSSIDPRVRPFPLDWFLNEIESLWQRGARTFKFVDRTFNANPATAERILDYFLTKEPPYHVHFEVIPDHFPETVKERLTRFPEGALQLEVGIQTLDPQIADNISRRLNFERIQENLAFLEQETTAHLHVDLIVGLPGESIEGFGRNLNTLMSLAHGEIQIGILKKLSGTAINRHDQIFGMVYSPDPPYEILQNDLINFQQMQEMKRLARFWDLVYNSGNFRHTAPLIWKDGDVFNGFFDFSRWLYSQTLATWQIGLPRLSELLFTYLTQEQGMEKSAVADSLAADILVIKGRVLPKTVQQYVTQMPETRRSLGDSLMKRQKRHTS, encoded by the coding sequence ATGTCGACCATCATTCTCACAACAATTAATGCCCGCTATATTCATGCAAGCCTTGGTCTACGCTGGCTCTATGGCAACCTGGGCGAGTTACAGCAGGAAGCGGCCATTCAGGAGTATACGCTTACGGATCAGATCACCGATATGGCCGAAAAAATATTGGCTTCCCGACCACGGGTGATTGGTCTTGCGGTCTATATCTGGAATGCGGAACAGTTACGAAAGCTCGTCAGTGTACTCAAACGGGTTGCCCCGGAGACGGTTGTGGTTCTGGGAGGCCCCGAGGTCAGTCATCTGCCCCTGCGCGTGGATATGCGTGAGGCGGATTACCTTATCCAGGGAGAAGGTGAGTTTGCCTTTGCAGCACTCTGCCGCCAGGTGCTTGCGGATCAGCCTCCCCGAGAGCGCATAATCAAGGCCGAACCGGTTGCGGTGGAAACGCTCAAGTCTGCCTACCCCTTTTTTACTGAACAGGATCTGGCGCACCGGCTGATCTATGTCGAGGCCTCGCGCGGTTGCCCCTTTCGCTGCGAATTCTGCCTCTCCTCCATTGATCCGCGAGTCCGTCCCTTTCCCCTCGACTGGTTTTTGAACGAGATCGAGTCACTTTGGCAGCGGGGCGCGCGCACCTTTAAGTTTGTGGACCGAACCTTTAACGCCAATCCTGCCACCGCCGAGCGAATCCTTGATTATTTCCTGACAAAGGAGCCTCCCTATCATGTTCACTTCGAGGTCATTCCCGATCATTTTCCGGAAACGGTCAAAGAACGGTTAACCAGATTTCCTGAAGGTGCCCTTCAGCTTGAGGTGGGCATTCAGACCCTGGATCCTCAGATTGCCGATAATATTTCAAGACGCCTCAACTTTGAACGTATTCAGGAAAATCTCGCCTTTCTTGAGCAGGAGACCACAGCCCATCTTCACGTGGATCTGATTGTTGGTCTTCCCGGGGAGTCCATTGAAGGATTTGGTCGTAACCTCAACACCCTGATGTCACTTGCCCATGGAGAGATCCAGATCGGTATTCTCAAGAAACTCTCCGGCACCGCCATCAACCGCCACGACCAGATTTTCGGCATGGTCTATTCACCTGATCCTCCCTACGAAATATTACAAAACGATCTCATTAATTTTCAACAGATGCAGGAGATGAAGCGACTGGCAAGGTTCTGGGACCTGGTCTACAACAGCGGCAACTTCCGTCACACAGCACCGCTGATCTGGAAGGATGGGGATGTATTTAACGGCTTTTTCGACTTCAGCCGCTGGCTTTATAGCCAGACCCTGGCCACCTGGCAGATCGGCCTGCCTCGGTTGAGTGAACTGCTCTTTACCTATCTCACCCAAGAACAGGGGATGGAAAAAAGTGCGGTTGCCGACAGTCTGGCCGCAGATATTCTGGTGATTAAAGGGAGGGTACTCCCTAAAACCGTACAGCAATACGTGACCCAGATGCCCGAAACCCGACGCAGCCTGGGAGATTCACTGATGAAACGTCAAAAACGGCATACAAGCTGA
- a CDS encoding homocysteine biosynthesis protein, whose product MTKTYAEINEKIASGKAVVLTAEEVIDYVDKRGLEAAAKEVDVVTTATFGPMCSSGCFLNFGHSTPKMRITEAWLNDVMAYSGIAAVDAYLGATQLRQNDPANMDHPGDFRYGGGHVIEDLVAGRQVEFRGLSYGTDDYPRREIRTMLDINDLNQAIMVNPRNCYQNYNVAVNCSDKRIYTYMGILKANMRNIAYSSAGQLSPLLNDPLYETIGVGTPVWLAGARGLVYAEGTQHCSAVERGDNGVPVEGAGTLALSGNMKEMLPEFVRGLSFKGYGVSLAVGVGIPIPILNPQILQRAAVRDRDIQACVIDYSTDYPQKTGKVLARYSYEELRSGEVELMGKKVPVTSMSSYNKALKICNLLKAEIEAGRFLLAEHIQRLPLNQGMKSLNIKGAAK is encoded by the coding sequence ATGACCAAAACGTATGCGGAAATTAACGAGAAAATTGCCTCGGGGAAGGCGGTGGTCCTCACCGCTGAAGAGGTGATCGATTACGTGGATAAACGAGGGCTGGAAGCCGCCGCCAAGGAGGTGGACGTGGTCACCACCGCCACCTTTGGCCCCATGTGTTCATCGGGCTGCTTCCTCAACTTTGGCCACAGTACACCCAAAATGCGTATCACCGAGGCCTGGCTCAATGATGTTATGGCCTACAGCGGTATTGCTGCAGTTGATGCCTACCTGGGGGCAACTCAGCTCAGGCAGAATGATCCAGCCAACATGGATCATCCCGGGGACTTTCGCTACGGTGGTGGGCACGTCATTGAAGATCTGGTCGCAGGCCGCCAGGTTGAGTTTCGCGGGCTTTCCTATGGCACAGACGACTATCCCCGCCGGGAAATCCGGACCATGCTCGATATCAATGATCTGAACCAGGCAATCATGGTCAATCCGCGGAACTGCTACCAGAATTATAACGTTGCGGTGAACTGTTCTGATAAGCGCATCTACACCTATATGGGTATCCTCAAGGCCAATATGCGCAATATAGCCTACAGTTCTGCCGGGCAACTCTCGCCACTCTTAAATGACCCCCTCTATGAAACCATTGGTGTGGGGACGCCGGTTTGGCTGGCGGGTGCGCGTGGTCTGGTCTATGCCGAGGGCACCCAGCACTGTTCAGCGGTGGAACGTGGGGACAACGGTGTGCCGGTCGAAGGTGCGGGGACCCTTGCCTTGAGCGGCAATATGAAAGAGATGCTTCCCGAGTTTGTTCGGGGATTAAGCTTTAAAGGCTATGGGGTATCCCTGGCTGTCGGCGTGGGTATTCCTATTCCTATTTTGAACCCCCAGATTCTGCAGCGTGCCGCAGTACGCGATCGGGATATTCAGGCCTGCGTCATTGACTACTCTACAGATTATCCCCAGAAAACCGGTAAGGTGCTGGCCCGGTACAGTTATGAAGAGTTGCGTTCGGGAGAGGTGGAGCTGATGGGCAAGAAGGTGCCGGTAACCTCAATGTCGAGTTATAACAAAGCCTTGAAGATATGTAATTTACTGAAGGCTGAAATCGAAGCCGGTCGTTTTCTTCTTGCCGAACATATTCAGCGGCTTCCATTGAATCAGGGGATGAAGTCTCTGAACATCAAAGGAGCGGCAAAATGA
- a CDS encoding M48 family metallopeptidase, producing the protein MEFKPSYPQKNNNVSHNSPLQEFAVLLAGVILTCIAVFVISGWLVDRAVMWISPKMEAQIFTALSPTVKESVGKPLPGEADIQQLVYELGRCIDVGYPVTVHLVEADTANALALPGGRIIVLSGILDKVQSENGLAFVLAHELAHFKHRDHLSGMGRGIVLTAMMAFLTGSDSGLTKLATPAVGLGTASYSRSRESRADSLALTALNCRYGHVGGATEFFSAMQNEERGRGITSYFASHPEAVERIKRLGELSRKQGYTAGQVRALPPALAKKS; encoded by the coding sequence ATGGAGTTCAAACCTTCCTATCCTCAGAAGAATAACAACGTCAGTCACAACAGCCCCTTGCAGGAATTTGCAGTCCTTCTAGCGGGGGTGATACTGACCTGTATAGCTGTCTTTGTCATCTCCGGTTGGTTGGTGGACAGGGCAGTGATGTGGATTTCTCCCAAAATGGAGGCCCAGATTTTTACGGCCCTCTCCCCTACCGTGAAAGAGTCTGTGGGGAAACCTCTCCCTGGAGAGGCTGATATTCAGCAGTTGGTGTACGAACTTGGTCGCTGTATCGATGTCGGCTATCCAGTCACGGTCCATCTGGTGGAGGCAGATACCGCGAATGCACTGGCCTTGCCCGGAGGACGGATTATCGTTCTCTCCGGGATTCTCGACAAGGTTCAATCTGAAAACGGTCTCGCCTTTGTGCTGGCCCATGAGCTGGCGCATTTCAAGCATCGCGATCATTTAAGTGGCATGGGGCGCGGCATCGTCTTGACCGCCATGATGGCCTTTTTGACAGGATCGGATTCCGGTTTGACCAAATTAGCCACGCCGGCCGTGGGGTTGGGGACGGCAAGCTACTCCAGATCACGGGAATCCCGGGCGGACAGTCTGGCCTTGACAGCGCTGAACTGTCGTTATGGCCATGTGGGCGGGGCGACGGAATTTTTCAGCGCCATGCAGAATGAGGAGCGAGGACGAGGGATTACGAGCTATTTTGCCTCGCATCCCGAGGCGGTGGAACGGATAAAACGGCTTGGGGAGTTGAGCAGGAAACAGGGCTATACTGCAGGCCAGGTTCGTGCTTTGCCGCCAGCATTGGCGAAAAAGTCCTAA
- the acnA gene encoding aconitate hydratase AcnA has protein sequence MSAPQDFSQFNPQVTLEAGGTRYTVFSVKALESLGYDSIDRLPYSLRILLENLLRHYPQGLVTDADIDNLASWQPESISSEAVPLMPARVILQDFTGVPALVDLAAMRSALARSGGDPTTMNPFIPADLVIDHSVQVDKSASADSLDVNVDMEMQRNRERYTMLHWGQQAFRNFRVVPPGTGIVHQVNLEYLASVVAQREVDGVPVLFPDSVLGTDSHTTMVNGLGVMGWGVGGIEAEAVLLGQPYSLQIPEVVGVRLSGALPAGTTATDLVLTITRFLRQKGVVGRFVEFFGPGLAALSLPDRATIANMAPEYGATMGFFPVDNETLRYLRASGRPESLVNLVEQYSRAQSFFFAPENPEPNYSVVYDILLDEVVPSLAGPKRPQDLLPLSAVRKDFQRQFETELAASAAPKTKDIVGRLTNGSVVIAAITSCTNTSNPDVMIGAGLLARKARERGLTPKSWVKTSLAPGSRVVTRYLEQSELLPDLEALGFQVVGYGCTTCIGNSGPLDENIATPIREQNLVAAAVLSGNRNFEARIHPMVQANYLGSPPLVVAYALAGTVLIDLEKEPLGTDDDGQPVFLKDIWPSAEEIREAVRQSIKPDLFTVSYGSVFDGDARWNGLSAGSSNLYPWDGESSYIREPPFFQDMSATPAPVTNIEGARVLALFGDSITTDHISPAGAIGPQTPAGLYLQSLGIQPTDFNSYGSRRGNHEVMMRGTFANIRIKNRMVDKEGGLTKAWPEGVEMPIYDAAMHYQEAGTPLVVFAGKDYGTGSSRDWAAKGTMLLGVKAVIAASFERIHRSNLVGMGVLPLQFSEGVDAQSLGLEGSETITITGIDGELQPGQKVNVRIDRADGRTETAEVVLRLDNAMEIDYYRQGGILHKVLRQRING, from the coding sequence ATGAGCGCCCCCCAGGATTTCAGTCAGTTCAATCCCCAAGTCACTCTCGAGGCCGGCGGTACCCGCTACACCGTCTTTTCGGTCAAAGCCCTAGAAAGCCTCGGTTACGACTCCATTGATCGCCTCCCGTACAGCCTTCGCATTCTGCTGGAAAATCTCTTACGCCACTATCCTCAAGGGTTGGTAACGGACGCTGATATTGACAATCTCGCCAGCTGGCAACCAGAATCCATCAGCTCTGAGGCAGTGCCATTGATGCCCGCACGGGTCATCCTTCAAGATTTCACCGGCGTTCCCGCCCTGGTCGATCTAGCGGCCATGCGCTCTGCTCTTGCCCGCAGTGGTGGCGATCCAACCACGATGAATCCTTTTATTCCAGCGGATCTGGTCATTGATCACAGTGTCCAGGTGGACAAGTCTGCAAGTGCCGACTCTTTGGACGTCAATGTCGATATGGAGATGCAGCGCAATCGCGAGCGCTACACCATGCTCCATTGGGGGCAACAGGCGTTTCGAAACTTTCGTGTGGTCCCCCCGGGGACAGGTATTGTCCACCAGGTAAACCTGGAATACCTGGCCTCTGTCGTGGCCCAAAGGGAGGTCGATGGTGTGCCTGTACTCTTCCCGGACTCCGTCCTTGGAACAGATTCGCACACCACCATGGTGAACGGCCTGGGGGTTATGGGCTGGGGCGTGGGCGGTATTGAGGCAGAAGCCGTTCTTCTGGGACAGCCTTACTCGCTGCAGATCCCGGAAGTGGTTGGCGTTCGCCTCAGCGGTGCATTGCCAGCCGGAACCACTGCCACGGATCTGGTACTGACCATCACCCGATTTTTACGGCAGAAGGGCGTGGTTGGCCGTTTTGTCGAATTCTTTGGCCCGGGCCTGGCTGCACTGAGCCTGCCTGATCGTGCCACCATCGCCAACATGGCTCCTGAGTATGGCGCGACCATGGGCTTTTTCCCGGTGGATAATGAAACCCTGCGCTACCTGCGTGCCAGCGGTCGCCCTGAATCTCTGGTTAATCTGGTCGAACAGTACAGTCGAGCCCAGTCCTTTTTCTTTGCCCCGGAAAATCCAGAGCCCAACTATTCGGTGGTCTATGACATTCTGCTGGATGAGGTGGTTCCCAGTCTGGCTGGCCCCAAACGTCCTCAAGATCTTCTCCCTCTCTCAGCGGTGCGTAAGGATTTTCAACGTCAGTTTGAGACTGAACTGGCAGCCTCAGCCGCCCCGAAAACCAAAGACATCGTTGGCCGCTTAACGAACGGATCTGTGGTTATTGCCGCTATTACCAGCTGTACCAATACATCAAACCCAGACGTCATGATTGGTGCGGGGCTGCTGGCGCGCAAAGCTCGCGAGCGTGGTCTCACGCCCAAGTCCTGGGTTAAAACCAGCCTTGCTCCCGGATCCCGGGTGGTGACCCGTTATCTCGAGCAAAGTGAGCTCTTGCCTGATCTGGAAGCACTCGGTTTTCAGGTAGTTGGCTATGGATGCACCACCTGTATTGGTAACTCTGGTCCCCTTGACGAAAATATCGCCACACCTATTCGTGAACAAAACCTGGTGGCAGCAGCAGTCCTTTCAGGCAACCGCAACTTCGAGGCCCGAATTCACCCCATGGTCCAGGCAAACTACCTGGGATCGCCTCCGCTGGTGGTGGCATATGCCCTGGCCGGAACCGTCCTGATTGATCTCGAAAAAGAACCACTGGGGACCGACGATGACGGTCAGCCAGTTTTTCTTAAAGACATCTGGCCCAGTGCGGAGGAAATCCGTGAGGCAGTACGCCAGAGTATCAAGCCCGATCTCTTTACCGTGAGTTATGGTTCGGTCTTTGACGGCGATGCCCGCTGGAATGGACTTTCTGCGGGCTCTTCCAACCTCTACCCCTGGGACGGGGAATCCTCCTACATTCGCGAGCCTCCCTTCTTCCAGGATATGAGTGCCACCCCTGCGCCGGTAACCAACATCGAAGGCGCCCGGGTACTGGCCCTCTTTGGTGACTCCATCACCACGGACCATATCAGCCCGGCCGGTGCCATTGGTCCGCAGACACCAGCGGGGCTTTACCTCCAGAGCCTTGGTATTCAACCAACTGACTTTAACAGCTACGGCTCACGCCGTGGCAACCACGAAGTCATGATGCGGGGCACCTTTGCCAATATTCGCATTAAAAACCGCATGGTAGACAAAGAGGGAGGACTCACTAAAGCCTGGCCTGAAGGAGTAGAAATGCCCATCTATGATGCGGCCATGCATTACCAGGAGGCGGGCACACCACTGGTAGTCTTTGCCGGCAAGGATTACGGCACAGGTTCCTCTCGTGACTGGGCAGCCAAGGGAACCATGCTGCTTGGAGTCAAGGCAGTGATTGCAGCCTCCTTTGAACGTATCCACCGCTCAAACCTGGTCGGTATGGGGGTTCTGCCGCTTCAATTTAGCGAAGGTGTCGATGCCCAGAGTTTGGGGCTTGAGGGCAGCGAAACCATCACCATCACCGGAATCGATGGCGAGCTGCAGCCTGGCCAAAAGGTGAATGTACGCATTGATCGGGCCGACGGTCGCACGGAAACTGCCGAGGTTGTGCTCCGCCTGGATAACGCCATGGAGATCGACTACTACCGTCAGGGAGGTATTCTCCACAAGGTGCTGCGGCAACGGATTAACGGCTGA
- a CDS encoding transposase codes for MARSRYTISDARAPHFLTCTVVNWLPLFSNPALVEILLDSWRFLQNHGRLTLYAYVIMENHLHLVGAAENLGKEIGDFKSFTARKMIDRLRESKAEWILQQLALRKAGFKTDRQYQLWQEGAHPQQIQGEAMMRQKVEYIHNNPVRRGYVDDPLHWRYSSARNYAGLPGLVEVCREW; via the coding sequence ATGGCCAGAAGCCGCTACACCATCTCTGACGCCCGAGCCCCCCATTTCCTCACCTGTACCGTGGTCAACTGGCTCCCCCTGTTCAGTAACCCGGCCCTGGTGGAGATCCTCCTGGATTCCTGGCGCTTTCTGCAAAACCATGGGCGGTTGACCCTGTATGCCTATGTGATTATGGAAAATCATCTGCACCTGGTCGGTGCTGCCGAAAATCTGGGCAAGGAGATCGGCGACTTCAAGTCCTTCACAGCCAGGAAAATGATTGATCGGCTCAGGGAAAGCAAGGCTGAGTGGATCTTGCAGCAGTTGGCCCTGCGTAAGGCGGGCTTTAAGACGGATCGCCAGTATCAGCTTTGGCAGGAGGGGGCCCACCCGCAACAGATCCAGGGCGAGGCGATGATGCGGCAGAAGGTGGAGTACATCCACAACAATCCGGTCAGGCGGGGCTATGTAGACGATCCCCTGCATTGGCGCTATTCGAGTGCACGTAATTACGCCGGGTTGCCGGGGCTGGTGGAGGTCTGCCGGGAGTGGTGA
- a CDS encoding heavy metal-binding domain-containing protein — MEALIQLGFLLVLVSLGFFVGRIAEKRHYNSIISREQEQLGRPTTAARTVMGDDRPVDRSELVMGSVVISVDYFKQILAGLRNIFGGRVQAYETLVDRARREAMLRLLESCPQADQIINLRLETSSISKGGKKQLGSVEVLAYGTAIYFQSSPQ, encoded by the coding sequence ATGGAAGCGCTCATACAACTTGGATTTTTACTTGTCCTCGTCAGCCTCGGCTTTTTCGTCGGGCGCATTGCTGAAAAACGGCATTACAACTCGATCATCAGCCGGGAGCAGGAGCAACTTGGCCGTCCAACCACCGCAGCGCGTACTGTTATGGGGGATGATCGCCCCGTTGATCGAAGCGAATTGGTCATGGGAAGCGTGGTTATCTCTGTGGATTACTTTAAACAGATCTTGGCTGGTCTGCGAAATATTTTTGGCGGGCGGGTCCAGGCCTACGAGACCCTGGTGGACCGTGCCCGACGCGAGGCGATGCTCCGTCTTCTGGAGTCCTGCCCACAGGCTGATCAGATAATCAATCTCCGTCTGGAGACCTCCTCTATTTCCAAGGGGGGCAAGAAGCAGTTGGGGAGTGTGGAGGTTTTGGCCTACGGAACTGCTATCTATTTTCAATCGTCGCCTCAATAA